In Gemmatimonadota bacterium, one genomic interval encodes:
- a CDS encoding antibiotic biosynthesis monooxygenase family protein: MVLLEVQAKEGTGDQLVAALRELLPDTRARDGSIEILAHQGQDDRDNIVLVDRWETRDAFDSYMEWRQETGVLDQLLAACVGPPSIRFYDITDA, from the coding sequence ATGGTTCTGCTTGAGGTGCAGGCGAAGGAGGGCACGGGCGACCAACTCGTTGCCGCGTTGCGGGAACTCCTGCCCGATACCCGGGCTAGGGACGGGTCCATCGAGATCTTGGCTCACCAGGGCCAGGACGACAGGGACAACATCGTTCTTGTCGATAGGTGGGAGACGAGGGACGCATTCGACAGTTACATGGAGTGGCGCCAGGAGACGGGCGTGCTCGACCAGCTACTCGCCGCGTGCGTCGGCCCGCCGAGCATCCGCTTCTACGACATCACCGACGCCTGA
- a CDS encoding Phenylacetic acid catabolic protein: MTEAASGPSYADPAALPDDVRADVRDLILSMADSKRLLGMRYAEWTLGAPVIEAGIACASMAQDEWGHARLLYALLKDFGEDVGALEHGREPAQYASIPALDEAADTWADLLAINAAVDGALSVALEALAQSSYEPLRQRAAKLLDEERFHAAHAVAWARRFAEGSDEARKALAEALKGAMPSAYAWFGPADEVEARLRTAGIVPGDRQSARSRLSERLEVIMGLLGIEPPAFGEGEWAGWDAARRRLGEGHPDAATIEQIRGDKNRAFLMD, encoded by the coding sequence ATGACCGAGGCCGCCTCGGGCCCGAGCTACGCCGACCCCGCAGCGCTACCCGACGACGTCCGCGCCGACGTGCGCGACCTGATCCTGTCGATGGCGGACAGCAAGCGACTGCTGGGCATGCGCTACGCAGAGTGGACGCTGGGCGCGCCGGTGATCGAGGCCGGCATCGCGTGCGCGTCCATGGCGCAGGACGAGTGGGGCCACGCGCGCCTGCTGTACGCGCTGCTGAAGGACTTCGGCGAGGACGTGGGCGCCCTGGAGCACGGTCGCGAGCCCGCCCAGTACGCGAGCATCCCCGCGCTGGACGAGGCCGCCGACACCTGGGCCGACCTGCTGGCGATCAACGCCGCGGTGGACGGCGCGCTCAGCGTGGCGCTCGAGGCGCTCGCGCAGTCCAGCTACGAGCCGCTGCGGCAGCGCGCCGCCAAGTTGCTCGACGAGGAACGCTTCCACGCCGCGCACGCGGTGGCGTGGGCGCGTCGCTTCGCCGAGGGCAGCGATGAGGCCAGGAAGGCGCTGGCGGAAGCGCTGAAGGGCGCCATGCCGTCGGCGTACGCGTGGTTCGGCCCGGCCGATGAGGTGGAAGCGCGACTGCGCACGGCCGGCATCGTGCCCGGCGACCGGCAGTCCGCGCGCAGCCGGCTGTCCGAGCGCCTGGAGGTCATCATGGGGCTGCTGGGCATCGAGCCGCCCGCGTTCGGCGAGGGCGAGTGGGCCGGCTGGGACGCCGCCCGACGCCGCCTGGGCGAGGGGCACCCCGACGCCGCTACCATCGAGCAGATCCGCGGCGACAAGAACCGCGCGTTCCTGATGGACTGA
- a CDS encoding phenylacetic acid degradation PaaB family protein, producing the protein MTLETVYEVFARKSRGEPLRHIGNVNSATDDLARVYAYSTYDEEKWFDMFVVRREQFMEVFNRGDG; encoded by the coding sequence ATGACGCTCGAAACAGTATACGAGGTATTCGCGCGCAAGAGCCGCGGCGAGCCGCTGCGCCACATCGGCAACGTGAACTCGGCCACGGACGACCTCGCGCGCGTGTACGCGTACAGCACCTACGACGAGGAGAAGTGGTTCGACATGTTCGTCGTCCGCCGCGAGCAGTTCATGGAGGTCTTCAACCGGGGGGACGGATAA
- a CDS encoding integron integrase produces the protein MRFHDLRHPDTMGSEEIVGFLTHLATNEQVSASTQNQAASALSFLYRDVLGREPHIGRSIPRARRPRHLPVVLTRTEAAVVLSQLRGPVRLAALLMYGSGLRLLETLRLRVKDVDFRTRQLVIRRPKGNRDRVTMLPNAAEQSLRERFESNRRLWRSDLEDGAGWVELPHAFARKSPNAGREWTWQWVFPATRRYRDEETGQTRRHHLHESAVQRRVGQAVRRSGINKRATCHTFRHSFATHLLEDGYDIRTIQELLGHKSVKTTMKYTHVLNRGGLGVRSPADALPDLKDPRSVGAG, from the coding sequence GTGCGTTTCCACGACCTGCGCCACCCCGACACGATGGGTTCTGAGGAAATCGTTGGCTTCCTGACCCACCTCGCCACCAACGAGCAGGTCAGCGCATCGACCCAGAACCAGGCCGCGAGCGCTCTGTCCTTCCTCTACCGGGACGTGTTGGGGCGCGAACCGCACATCGGCCGGTCGATCCCTCGCGCGCGTCGACCCCGGCACCTTCCTGTCGTGTTGACACGAACGGAGGCCGCGGTGGTGTTGAGCCAGTTGAGGGGGCCGGTGCGGCTAGCCGCCCTGCTGATGTACGGCTCGGGCCTGCGCCTACTCGAGACGCTCCGGCTGAGGGTCAAGGACGTCGACTTCCGGACGAGACAGCTCGTGATCCGCAGGCCCAAGGGGAACCGCGATCGTGTCACGATGCTGCCAAACGCCGCGGAGCAATCGCTACGAGAAAGGTTCGAATCGAACCGACGACTCTGGCGCTCGGACCTGGAGGACGGCGCCGGCTGGGTGGAGCTGCCACACGCCTTCGCACGGAAGTCCCCGAATGCCGGGCGCGAGTGGACCTGGCAATGGGTCTTTCCCGCCACGCGTAGATACCGGGATGAGGAGACCGGGCAAACCCGCCGCCATCACCTGCACGAGTCAGCGGTCCAGAGACGGGTCGGGCAAGCCGTGCGACGCTCCGGGATCAACAAGCGGGCGACGTGCCATACCTTCCGACACTCCTTTGCGACCCACCTCCTGGAGGACGGCTACGACATCCGCACCATTCAGGAGCTGCTCGGCCACAAGAGCGTCAAAACGACCATGAAGTACACGCACGTCCTGAACCGAGGGGGCCTGGGAGTTCGAAGCCCCGCCGACGCTCTCCCGGACCTGAAGGACCCGCGCAGCGTTGGCGCCGGTTAG